TCACCGTATTCGATCAGGCGCGAAGCCTCGCCGATACAGTGCAGGCCCGTGGTACAAGCGGTGACGATCGCCAGATTCGGACCCTTGATGCCGAACTTGATCGACAGATGGCCCGAGATCATGTTGATGATCGACGCAGGCACGAAGAACGGCGAAATACGGCGCGGGCCGCGATTGAGCAGTTCGGTTTGCGTCACTTCGATCATCGGCAAACCACCGATGCCCGAACCGACCACCACGCCGATACGCTCCGAATTCTCGTCGGTGACTTCGAGACCGCTGTCCTGCATCGCCTGGATGCCTGCAGCCACGCCGTAATGGATGAACGTATCCATGTGGCGCGCTTCCTTACCGGGGATGTAGTCCTCGATATTGAAGCCCTTCACCTCGCCGGCGAAACGAGTCGAGAAGTTCGACGCATCGAACTTCGTGATATTGGCAATACCCGACTTGCCGGCGACCAGATTGGCCCAGCCGTCGGCAACATTATTGCCAACAGGCGAAATCAGCCCCAGGCCTGTAACAACAACACGACGGCGGCTCACGGTAACCCCTTTTTCATAGATGACAAAAGCAAAAGCCACAGCGGCCACAGGAACCTGCCCTGTGTGCCCTGTGGCTGTTTAACTCGGCAATCGCGCGAAAACTTGCGCTGTCGACATCGCTGGCTCCTGCTTGGCAAAACGCGCGGCAAAAAGCACCAACCCCGCTGGCGTCGGCAACCGACACGGCAGGGCGTCATACGCCGCCAACGCAGAAACGCGGGCGCGAATGACCTTAGGCCTTGACGTTCGCGCGAGCGTAGTCGATCGCTTGCTGAACGGTGGTGATCTTCTCGGCTTCTTCATCCGGAATTTCCATGCCGAATTCGTCTTCGAGGGCCATCACGAGTTCAACGGTGTCGAGCGAGTCGGCGCCGAGGTCGTTCACGAACGAAGCTTCGTTCTTGATCTCAGCTTCTGCAACGCCCAGTTGTTCTGCGACGATCTTCTTGACGCGCTGTTCGATATTGTCCATTACCCCTCCAAGGGAAAAGAAGTTCAAAAATACAGGTGCGCGCATTTTATCAGGTTTGACCCGGCAAAAAAGCGGCGCATCGGGTTGCTGTCAAGGCATGCGCCTTACGCATTACAAACGCATCAAGGCGCGGATAGTAACCGAATTTGGTTACGACATGTACATTCCGCCGTTCACATGCAGTGTCGTGCCGGTGATATAGCCGGCTTGCGGCGATGCCAGAAACGCCACGGCGTGCGCAATATCTTCCGGGCTGCCGAGGCGGCCCAGCGGAATCTGTGTCTTCAGCGCCGCTTGCCGCTCTTCCGGCAGATTCTTGGTCATGTCGGTATCGATGAAGCCCGGTGCGACGCAATTCACCGTGATGCCGCGGCTGCCGATCTCGCGCGCAAGCGCGCGCGTCATGCCTGCGACACCCGCTTTCGCGGCGGCGTAATTGATCTGCCCAGGGTTGCCGGCCGAGCCGACCACCGACGTGATGTTGATGATGCGGCCGCCCTTCGCCTTCATCATGGGACGCAGCACCGCGCGCGACAGACGGAATACCGACTTGAGGTTGGTGTCGATCACCGCGTCCCAATCGTCGTCCTTCATGCGCATGGCGAGTTGATCCTGCGTGATGCCGGCGTTGTTCACCAGCACGTGCAGCGCGCCGAATTCCTTCACCGTGCCGTCAATCAGCGCTTCCGCCGCGGCCGCGTCGTTGACGTTGAGCACCGCGCCGCGACCGTTCACGCCGGCTGCGTTAAACGCCTCGCTGATGGCGGCCGCGCCGCTTTCGCTGGTCGCCGTGCCGATCACCGTCGCGCCCTGGCGCGCCAGTTCCATCGCGATCGCACGGCCAATGCCACGCGAAGCGCCAGTGACGATTGCGATCTGCTTGTCGAGAGTCTTTTCCATCTGTCAGTCCGGATGCCCTTCGGAGGGCTGATTGATTCTGATGCGAAGTCCTGATGCCGTCGCGGAGCGCCTGCTACCAGGCGCCGCGCGACGTCGCGTTCAGCCTGCCTTCACGAGTTTGAGCGTTTCTTCGAGCGAAGCCGGGTCGAAGATCGAAGCGCCGACCAGGTTGCCGTCGATACGTTTGGTCAGGCCCGCAAGGACCTTGCCCGGACCGCATTCGATCACGTGCGTGACGCCTTGAGCCGACATGGCCTGCACACTTTCGACCCAACGCACCGCGCCGGCCGCCTGGCGCACCAGTGCGTCCTTGATCCCGGCCGGCTCGTTGACCAGGGCGACGTCGACGTTGTTGATGACCGGAATCGCCGGCACCTGCACGTCGACACTGGCCAGATACTCGCGCAACTGGTCCGACGCGGGCTTGAGCAGCGAAGAGTGGAACGGCGCCGAGACCGGCAACGGCAACGCGCGCTTCGCGCCCTTAGCCTTCGCGACTTCGCAAGCCTTTTCGACCGCGGCCTTATGGCCGGCGATCACGACCTGCGCCGGCGCATTGAAATTCACCGCTTCGACGACGCCCGCGACCGACGCTTCGGCGCACACCGCGCGCACTGTGTCGTCGTCGAGGCCGAGAATCGCGGCCATGCCGCCTTCACCGACCGGCACCGCTGTTTGCATGGCTTGCGCGCGAAAACGCACGAGCGGCACAGCGTCGCGAAACGCGAGCGCGCCCGCCGCGACCAGCGCGGTGTATTCACCGAGGCTATGGCCCGCGACGATCGCCGGCTTCGGGCCGCCGGCCTGCAGCCACGCGCGATACATCGCGTAAGCGGCGGTCAGCATGACCGGCTGGGTGTTGGTGGTGAGGTTCAGATCTTCGACGGGGCCTTCGGCGATCAGTTTGCCGAGATCCTGATTGAGCGCATCGGAGGCTTCCTGAACCGTCTCACGCACGACCGCGTGATCGGCGAATGCGTTAAGCATGCCGACCGACTGCGAACCTTGCCCAGGAAAAACGAACGCAAATTTCATATCGTCCCCAAAATCGATTTAGTCAGATGTGGGTGGCGCGCCCAGTTGATGGCGAGCGCGCTCAAGCGTAGTCGAGCGCCGTGAAGAGCGCTCGCCATAACGTCGCCGCTATCAGTAGCGGATAACCGACGCACCCCACGTGAAGCCGCCGCCGACACCTTCGATCAGCACGTTCTGGCCGCGCTTGATGCGGCCGTCGCGCACCGCGACGTCGAATGCGAGCGGAATGGACGCAGCCGACGTGTTGCCGTGCTCGCCCACCGTGACGACCATGCGTTCCTGCGGCAAGCCGAGCTTGCGGCAGGTGCTTTGCATGATGCGGATATTCGCCTGATGCGGAATCAGCCAGTCGATCTGCTCAGCCGACAGATTGGCTTTCTCGAGCGCTTCGACCGCGACTTTTTCGAGCACGTTGACGGCGAGCTTGAACACGGCCTGCCCGTCCATATGCAGGAACGCGCTACCGGCCACCACACCACCGTTCACGTTGCCCGGCGTGCAGAGAATGTTCGAATGGCTGCCGTCGGCATGCAATGCGCTGGCCAGCACGCCCGGTTGTTCGGACGCCTGCAGGATTACCGCGCCCGCGCCGTCGCCGAACAGCACGCAGGTGGTGCGGTCGTTGAAGTCGAGAATGCGCGAGAAGGTTTCCGCACCGATCACGAGCGCCGTGCGATGCTGACCACTGCGAATGAAGCTGTCCGCCGTGGCCACCGCATAGGCAAAACCGGAACAGACGGCCTGCACGTCGAATGCCGCGCCGTGGTTCTTGATGCCGAGCTTGTTCTGCAACAGGCACGCCGTGCTCGGAAACACGAAGTCGGGCGTGGAGGTGGCGACGATGATCAGATCGATGGACTGCGGGTCGATATCCGCTGCTTCGATCGCGCGTTGCGAAGCGATGAGCGCGAGATCGCTGGTCGTGACATCAGGATCCGCGAAGTGGCGCGCGTGAATGCCTGTGCGGGCGACGATCCATTCGTCGCTCGTCTCGACACCCTGCTTGGCGAGACGTTCGGCCAGATCCTGATTGGTGACGCGGTTGGGCGGCAGATAGCTGCCGGTGCCCAGCACGCGGGAATAAATTGTCGATTGAGCCATTATGCCTTCGAGGATTGCGCAGCGTAGGGCTCGGCGGGCTGGCCGGCGATCGGGCTTGCGTGACCCGCACCGCTCGCGTCGCGCGCCGCCTGTTCGAGAGAACCCGCATTCTCTTCCATCGCTCGCGCAAGGCGTTCCAGCACGCCGTTTTTGACGGCATCATACCCGCGTTTGATAGCCCACTCAAACCCGTAAGCATCCGCCGAACCGTGGCTTTTGATCACCAGCCCGCGCAGGCCGAGCAACGCGGCGCCATTGTATTGCCGATGATCGACGCGTTTCTTGAAGCGCATCAATACCGGCAAGGCGAGCACCGCCATCACCTTGGTGAGCCACGAACGGCCGAACTCTTCCTTGATGATGTTGGACAGCATCTGCGCGAGGCCTTCCGACGTCTTCAGCGCGACATTGCCGACAAAACCGTCGCAGACGATGACGTCGACCGTGCCTTTGAAGATATCGTTGCCTTCAACGTTACCGTGAAAGTTAAGTGTACTCGCGCGCAGCAGTTCGCCGGCACGTTTGATGGTGTCGTTGCCCTTGATGACTTCTTCGCCGATGTTGAGCAGGCCGATGGTAGGCCGATCCTTACCCTCGAGCGCGGACACGAGCGCGTGCCCCATCTCCGCGAACTGCAGCAGATGCTGCGGCTCGCAATCGACGTTGGCGCCCAGGTCGAGCATCATCGTGTAGCCATTAGGATTGGGCAGCGCCGACGCGATGGCCGGGCGTTCGATGCCCGACAGCGTTTTCAGCACATAGCGCGAGACTGCCATCAGCGCGCCGGTGTTGCCGGCGGAAATGCAGGCTTGCGCCTCGCCTTCCTTGACGCGGTTTAGCGCCACGCGCATGGAGGAATCTTTTTTCTTGCGCAGCGCGACTTCGACCGGATCGTCCATGGCGACGATCTCGGAAGCGGGTACGACGGTCAGCGCCGGCAGGTCCTGAGCCTTCAACTTCTTCAGCTGCGGACGAATCGCACTTTCGATGCCGACGAGCAGCAGCTCAGCATCGGGATGCGAACGAACGAAGTTGACGGCCGCGGGAACGGTCACGGACGGGCCGTGGTCGCCTCCCATGCAATCTATCGTGAGCTTTACTGTCATGGAGTGCGACGAATTTCAGACGGCCTGCATGGGATCAGAGTAAGCGCTGAGGCGCCAACTGCGATCGACACAAAAAAGCGGCAGTTGAATGCCGCCTTTATGCCGAGCCGGGAAAATGTCAAGCGAGCCGATCGCCACGCGAAACGCCACAGGGCGCAACGCAGTGAAACGATTAGTCGTTCTTCGTCTTGACGACTTTCTTGCCGCGATAGTAGCCGTTCGGGCTAACGTGGTGACGCAGATGCACTTCGCCCGTGCTCGGTTCCACGGCCAGCGGCGCTGCCGTCAGGAAATCGTGCGAACGGTGCATGCCGCGCTTCGACGGCGACTTCTTATTTTGTTGAACTGCCATGACTAACTCCTAAAAATTTTCCGAATTCTAACACAGCCCGATCCGGTCTCCGCCACTGGCCGAATGGCCAATGCGCCCGCATCGCGCTCCCATGCAACTGTTCAGTGCTTCTTGTCGTCCGGCTCACCGCGCTTGAGACTCTGGAGCGCCGCAAACGGATTCGGCCGTTCGGGCTCGCCGCCCTCACCGCCTTCGCCCAGTGCGCCCTCGTCGCCCTCGCCTTCAGCACCGGCCACACCAGAGACAAGGCTCTCGTGCACTTCGGGGCAGACCTCGTGCTTGGGCACGAGCGGCAAGGAAAGCAGCAACTCTTCTTCGATCAAGTCGATGAGATCGAAATGGCTCGAACCCACGATCACTTCGACTTCATCCTCGTCGAGCGGAAACTCTTCGGCTTCCGCCTCAGTGTTGACGATCCGGTAAGTTGCATCGACGTTGAATGCCTGCGAGTACGGTGTCATGCACCGCTGACATTCGAGCCAGGCAGCGCCGTGAATCGCCATCCTCAAATAAGGCTGGGGACCCTCGGTGCCGTCGTCCTGCAATTCCGGCTGCGTCGACCCTTCGGCTTGCCAGGTGAACGCGGCATCGCGGTCTGGCGCTTCTGCCAGGACTTCGTTTAACATGCGCGGCAGTTGCGAGACGCGCACGACACCCGCGGCCTGACGCCCACTCCGCGCAAATTCGAACAGATCGATATCATGCGGGTCGGACAGACCTGCAGGGTTGCCAGGATGTTGAGTCATGTGCGCTCCTGCGTCGGCAAGGATTTCGCCGGATATAACCGATTTGCGAGACAGCCCGTGAGGCCCATGTGTTTGCCCGCAGTGATCACTGCAATTGACACCCACTGAGACTCGCCTAGCGCAAGCATACCGATGAAAAGCCCAAAATCATATCCGTTTTGTCTTTTCGAGTCAAACACTTAAGCCCGTACGCGCGCGAGCTTCGCGCAACCCCGTACGCCTCGCCTCTCTAGCCGTCGATTACCCATGCCAGATTCCCCCAATCGCCCGCCACGCCTGATTCTGGCGTCGAGTTCGCCTTATCGTCGCGAACTGCTCGAACGCCTGCGCGTGCCGTTCGATGTCGTCGTGCCCGCGATCGACGAGACGCCGCTCGCCGGCGAAACGCCCGAAGTCACCGCGCTGCGGCTCGCGCAAGCCAAAGCTCGCGCGGTAGCGGGCGGACTCGGCGTCGGTGAAGCAGCGCTCGTGATCGGCTCCGACCAGGTCGCCACTTACGACGGCCTGCAGATCGGCAAGCCGGGGGCGCACGACAAGGCGCTCGCGCAACTGCGGGCGATGCGCGGCCGCGAAGTGCTGTTTCATAGTGCGCTCTGTCTGTTCGACAGTCGCTCGGGGACAGTGCAAGCCGTCGACGTAATCACCCGCGTGCATTTCCGCGATCTGCCGGATGCCACGCTGGAAGCCTATTTGCTGGCGGAAACGCCCTACGACGTCGCCGGCAGCGCCAAATCCGAGGGGCTCGGCATTGCCTTGCTCGAAGCCATCCATTCCGACGACCCCACCGCGCTCGTCGGCCTGCCGTTGATCGCACTGTCGCGCATGCTGCTCGCAGTGGGTTATCCACTATTGGGGGCTCAATGAGCGGCACGCTCTATCTGATTCCGAACACGCTGGGCGAAGGCGATACCGACGCACTCGACGCCGTTCTGCCTGCGCCGGTCCGTGCCCGCGCGGCTTCGCTTCAGTATTACATCGGCGAAAACGCGAAAACCACGCGCGCTTTCCTGAAGAAAGTCGGCACGGAACGGCCGATCCAGGAAATCGAGATTCGCGAACTGAATGTGAACACGCCGGCCGGCGAGATCGACAAGCTGCTCGCGCCGCTTCTCGCCGGCACGGACGCGGGTCTTGTTTCCGAAGCGGGCTGCCCGGCGGTCGCCGACCCCGGCGCCCTGCTGGTGCGCCGCGCTCATGAACGCGGCGTGAAGGTCGTGCCGTTCGTCGGCCCGAGTTCGATTCTGCTGGCTTTGATGGCGTCGGGACTCAACGGGCAGAGCTTTGCGTTCCACGGCTACCTGCCGGTCGATGCCACGGAGCGGGCCAAGCGTCTGCGAGACCTGGAGCAGCAGTCGCGCAAAGGCAAGCAAACGCAGATCTTTATCGAGACGCCCTACCGGAATCGCCCGTTGCTCGACACGCTGCTGGCGACGTGCGCGCCTTCCACGCTCGTTTGCGTGGCAGTGGATCTGACGCTGGCAACGGAGACCATCGCCAGCCGCACCGTGGCTGACTGGAAGAAAAAGCCGGCGATCGACCTGCACAAGCGGCCGGCCATTTTTCTGATCTTGGCCGTTTGACCCAAGCCGGGTAAGAAAGGACCAAAAAGCCTCGCGCGACTACCGCTTACCGATCGCGCGGGGCTTTTTCGATCACGACGATCAACGCAAACTCATCTTCCCACCGAGCGCCATGGCGTGAACCGCCCCGCTACCGACCGCCGCGCCGAACTTGCGCGCAACGCGGTCCGTAATGCTCTCTTTTACCGTGTAGTCGACAATATCCGGCGCTTTGAACAGGTCGCGCGCCACGTAATCCGCATCGCCCAAACCGTCGGCGAGGCCGAGTTCGACGCTCTTCTGGCCAGTCCAGAAAAGTCCGGAGAACATGTCAGGCGTTTCATGCAGGCGCTTGCCGCGCCCTTGACGCACCGCGTCGATAAACTGCGCGTGGATCTGATCGAGCATATCCTGAGCATGTTCGTCCATCTTCGGGGTTTCAGGCGAGAACGGATCGAAAAAGCCCTTGTTCTCACCGGATGTGTGCAAACGCCGCTGAATCCCCAGCTTATCCATCAGGCCGGTGAAGCCGAAACTGTCCATCAGCACGCCGATCGAACCGACGATGCTCGCCTTGTCGACATAAATCTTGTCGGCCGCCGCGGCCGCGTAGTAGCCGCCCGACGCGCACATGTCGCCCACGACCACATACAGGGGAATCGACGGATATTTGGCGCGCAAGCGGCGAATTTCGTTGTAGATGATGCCCGCCTGCACCGGACTGCCGCCCGGACTATTGCAGCGCAGGATCACGCCTGCCGTGCCCGCGTCGTCAAACGCGCTCTGCAGCGCCGTGTTGACATCTTCCGCGTTCGCGTTCGTATCCGCCGATATCTCGCCGTCAAGCGTCACCATGGCCGTGTGACGGCCGGTAGCGGCGACCTTGTCGCCGGAGAAGTCGATGGCGACCCATATCGCCAGCAGCACTACGACCAGGAAAACAAACCGGAAAAATATCCTCCAGCGCCGTGCCGCGCGCTGCTCGTTGATCGCCGCGAGCGCGATACGCTCGAGCGCGGCGCGTTCCCAGCCCGGCTCATCGGCAGGCGTGCGGGGGCGGCCTGGCAGGGACGGTTCCTTCGGCTCGGGAGTCAAATTGTCGGACATGCGGTGCAGTGGAAAAGTCGAAGAAGAGAAAAAATCAGGGTGTGGCCGGGCGCAATTCGCCGTCTGGCAGCCAGAAAACGGCTCGGCCTTCTGGCGTGTCGCGTTCGTCCACCTGGACCGGCCGCAATCTACCGCCGCGGCACGGACCGCCGACGCATTTGCCCGTATCTGGCGCGTAAATCGCGCCATGTGTAGCGCACATCAAGTATAAACCGGACGATTCGAAGAACTGCCCTTCGGCCCAGTCCAGCTCCATCGGCACGTGGGCGCACCGGTTCAGGTAGCCGTAGGCACGGCCATCGTAGCGAACAAAAAATACGACGACCTCGCCGCCACCGAGCTTCGCCGCGTGGCGCACGCCCGTGCCGCCGTCGACCAGTTCGTCCGATGCGCAGACGCGAACCGCCTCCGCCTGCGTTTCCGTGGCAGCGGTGTTCATGCGTTCTCTCGCAGCCAGCCAGATAGCACACTGACGCTCGACGCGACGAATTTCGGCGACAACGCGCTCAACGAATTCGCAGGATGCGCGCCGTATGTGACGCCAATACCCGCGACGCCCGCGTTGATCGCCATCTGCAGATCGTGCGTCGTATCGCCGACCATCACCGTACGCGCGTTGTCCTGCCCCAGTTCGCGCGTCAATTCGTGCAGCATGGCCGGGTGCGGCTTCGAGAACGTCTCGTCGGCGCAGCGGGTGCCGTCGAACAGGCTCGTCAGGCGCGACTGATCCAAAGCGCGATTCAGCCCGACGCGGCTCTTGCCCGTCGCCACGGCCAGCAAATAGCCCTGATCGCGCAATTCCTGCAGCATTTCGCGCACACCGACGAACAGCTCGGTGGTCTGATCCTTCACCAGATAATGAAAACGGTAGCGCTCGGCCAGCCGCGGATAGTCGGCCGGATCGAGCGTGGGCGCGGCGATTTGAAGGGCGTCGCGCAAACCCAGGCCGATGACATAGCTGGCCGCCTCGTCGGCAGGAACCGGCAGGCCGAGATCGCGGCACGCCGACTGGATGCTGCGTGTGATGTGCGCGGTCGAATCCATCAGCGTCCCGTCCCAGTCGAAGACGATCAGATCAAATTGCTCTCTAGCCATGCGGTGTCGTCTCCGGGTGTGACCCATTTCGTAGTTCGTTGAGTTGTGCGATGAAGCTGCGGCATTCGGCAGGCAACGGCGCCTCGAACTGCAGCGGCGCGCCGGTTGCCGGGTGCGCGAGCTTCAGCCGGTAAGCGTGCAGGAACATGCGCTTCAGGCCAGGCTTGGCGTTGGCGCGCGCCAGTGCCTTGTTCAGCGCGAAGTCGCCGTATTTGGCGTCGCCGACGATCGGCAATTCCAGATGCTGCAAGTGGACTCGGATCTGATGCGTGCGGCCGGTCTTCAGTTCCGCCTCGAGCAACGCGTATTCCGGCCAGCGGTCGATCAGATTGAACACCGTGTGCGACGCGAGGCCGTCCGGCTGCACGCGCACGCGGCGCTCGCCGTCGGCCGTCAAATACTTGTGCAGCGGCTCCTTGACCGCGCGGCGGCGGCCCCAGTCGCTCGCCCAGTCGCCGTGAACGCAAGCATAGTAGCGCTTGTCCATCTTGTTCTCGCGAATCTGCTCGTGCAGATTCACAAGTGCGGAACGCTTCTTGGCGAGCATCAGGATGCCGGACGTCTCACGATCCAGCCGATGCACCAATTCGAGGAATTTGGCCTGCGGACGCGCCGCGCGCATCTGTTCAATCACGCCGAACGCGACGCCGCTGCCGCCGTGCACCGCCACACCGGCCGGTTTGTCGATCACGAGCATGTGCTCGTCTTCAAAAATAATTTTGAAATGGGCGACCGGCACTGGCGCATGGGCGGCCGTTTCGCTCGGTTGAGCAACCCGAATGGGCGGCACGCGCACCAGATCGCCGAGTTCGAGACGGTACTGCGCGTCTATCCGGCCCTTATTTACTCGCACTTCCCCGCTTCGCAGGATGCGATAAATATGGCTTTTTGGCACGCCTTTACAGACGCGCAACAGGAAGTTGTCGATGCGCTGTCCGGCCGCGCTGTCGTCGATCTCGATCATCGAGACCTGGTCGCTTGCGACCGATTTCTGGGATATTTTGCCTAACTCTTTCATTCTGAATATAATTTGCCCAGCAGTCTGCGGCGGCCGGCGCAGTGTCCGGAATTCGGGCGGATTGCGCAGGTGCAAGCGATAAACCGTTATTTTACTTGCGCCGGGGTCTGGTTGCTCACCCTGAAAATGAGATGCAACAAGTTGCACGCACGAAGTCAGTGCCCGGCAGGGACGGCGCCCACAGGCGCGTTCGGTCAAGGTCGGCTTCGACGGTAACGGAATTTTGGTAAAAAAGAATTTAACTTTCAGCTTCGGTATCGGGCGGTCTGACGCCCTGTTGTACGAAGCTGCAGGTTGCGAAAATACGGCGTGCGCCCAAGGCGTCTTGTAGAAAATACAAGACATGGCGACGTCAAAATGAGGCGAGACACCCCCAGCAGGAAAAGACGCGCCGACTGCGCGAACTTCCCGCTGCGGCACGACCGCAGCCTTCGACCCTCCGGTCACGCGCCCAGTTGGCGCACCGGCGCGAGTGGACGAAGGCTTATGAAGGTCGGCCGGCAGAACCCGCGGCGTGTCGGGTCGTTATTTGAAGCCGTGTTCGCATGTGCCCTGCGGCACCGTGCCCACTTTTTTATGGGCCGGGCCCTCCCAGGCAATTCTCCCACCAGCTTTCCCGCTCCAGCGTGCTTGTGAAAACACAATAAGGCGCGGCATGCCGCTGCCCGCTTCGCCCTCGCGACTGACAACCGCGCGGCGGAGGGACAGGCTAAGCCGCTCTGGAGCCGTTCAATGAAACGAATGTTGTTCAACGCGACGCAGCAGGAAGAACTGCGCGTCGCCATCGTCGATGGGCAAAAACTCATCGATATCGACATCGAAACCGCCGGGCGCGAACAGCGCAAAGGCAACATTTACAAGGGCATCATTACTCGCATCGAGCCGTCGCTCGAAGCCTGTTTCGTCAACTACGGCGAAGACCGCCACGGCTTCCTGCCGTTCAAGGAAGTCGCCCGCCAGTATTTCCGCGACGGCGTCGACATGCGCTCCGCGCGCATTCAGGACGCGCTGCGTGAAGGCCAGGAACTGATCGTTCAGGTCGAAAAAGAAGAGCGCGGCAACAAGGGCGCAGCCCTCACCACGTTCATCTCGCTCGCCGGCCGCTATCTGGTCCTGATGCCGAACAACCCGCGCGGCGGCGGCGTGTCGCGCCGGATCGAAGGCGACGACCGTCAGGAACTGCGCGAAACCATGGCCCAGCTGCAACTGCCGGAAGGCATGAGCATCATCGCGCGCACGGCCGGCATTGGCCGCAGCGCCGAAGAACTGCAGTGGGACCTGAACTACCTGATGCAACTGTGGCGCGCGATCGAAGCCGCGTCGCAAAGCGGTTCGAGCGGCCAGCCGATGCTGATCTATCTCGAATCGAGCCTCGTGATCCGCGCGATCCGCGACTACTTCCAGCCGGACATCGGCGAAATTCTGATCGACACCACCGAAATTCATGACCAGGCGCGCGCCTTCATGGATATCGTGATGCCGGATAATGTCAGCAAGGTGAAGCGGTATCACGACGACGTGCCGCTCTTCTCGCGCTTCCAGATCGAACACCAGATCGAAACGGCGTACTCGCGCACGGTGCCGCTGCCCTCGGGCGGCGCAATCGTGATCGACCACACCGAAGCGCTGGTCGCGATCGACGTGAACTCGGCACGCGCCACCAAGGGCGCCGACATCGAGGAAACGGCCGCGCGCACCAACCTCGAAGCCGCCGACGAAGTCGCCCGCCAGTTGCGTCTGCGCGATCTGGGCGGCCTGATCGTGATCGACTTCATCGACATGGAATCGGCCAAGAGCCAGCGCGAAGTCGAGCAACGCCTGAAAGACGCGCTCAAGCACGACCGTGCGCGCGTCCAGATGGGCAAGATCTCGCGTTTCGGCCTGATGGAACTGTCGCGTCAGCGTCTGCGTCCGGCCCTGTCGGAAGGCAGCCACGTGACCTGCCCGCGCTGTAACGGTACGGGCCACATCCGCGATACCGAATCGTCCGCGCTGCAAGTGCTGCGGATCATTCAGGAAGAAGCGATGAAGGAAAACACCGCGGCAATTCATTGCCAGGTGCCGGTCGAAGTGACCGCCTTCCTGCTGAACGAGAAGCGCGCCGAGATCAACAAGATCGAGTCGCGTTTCAAGGTCAACGTCGTGCTGATTCCGAACAAGCACCTCGATACGCCGCACTACAAGCTCGAGCGTCTGCGTCACGACGACGCGCGCCTCGACGAGCCGCGTGCTTCGTGGAAGATGGCCGAAGAAGCGGCCCGCGAACTGGAATCGGAAACCGGCTACAGCAAGCGCACCGAAGAAGTGAAGCCGAAGCAGGAAGCGGCGGTCAAGGGCATCACGCCTGAAAAGCCGGCGCCGAGCGCGCCGGTTCGCCCGGTCGCCACCCCGGCTCCGGTCGCGGTCACGCCGGCGAGCGGCGGCTTTATCGGCTGGTTGAAGAATCTGTTCGGCGTGCAGCCGGCCGCTCCGGCGCCTGTCGCGCCGGCGACGACTGACAAGCAGGCGCGTCCGCAACGCGGCGAACGCACGGAGCGCGGCGAACGCGGCGGCGATCGCAACCGCAATCGCCGCACCGGCACAGGCACTCGCGATGCAGCGGGCCGTGGCGAAGGCACGACCGGTGGCCGTCAAGGCCAAGGTCAGCAGCCGTCGCAACGCCGCGAAGAACGCGAGCCGCGTGAAGGCCGTGAGGTGCGCGAAGCACGCGAAGGCCGCGAGCCGCGTGAAGCGCGCGAACCACGTGGCACTCGTGAGCCGCGTGAAGCCCGCGAAGGCCGTGAGCCGCGCGAGGCCCGTGAGCCGCGCGAGGGTCGTGAAAACCGTGACCGCGACAATCGGAGCACCG
The nucleotide sequence above comes from Paraburkholderia aromaticivorans. Encoded proteins:
- the acpP gene encoding acyl carrier protein, producing the protein MDNIEQRVKKIVAEQLGVAEAEIKNEASFVNDLGADSLDTVELVMALEDEFGMEIPDEEAEKITTVQQAIDYARANVKA
- the fabG gene encoding 3-oxoacyl-ACP reductase FabG, with translation MEKTLDKQIAIVTGASRGIGRAIAMELARQGATVIGTATSESGAAAISEAFNAAGVNGRGAVLNVNDAAAAEALIDGTVKEFGALHVLVNNAGITQDQLAMRMKDDDWDAVIDTNLKSVFRLSRAVLRPMMKAKGGRIINITSVVGSAGNPGQINYAAAKAGVAGMTRALAREIGSRGITVNCVAPGFIDTDMTKNLPEERQAALKTQIPLGRLGSPEDIAHAVAFLASPQAGYITGTTLHVNGGMYMS
- the fabD gene encoding ACP S-malonyltransferase, which gives rise to MKFAFVFPGQGSQSVGMLNAFADHAVVRETVQEASDALNQDLGKLIAEGPVEDLNLTTNTQPVMLTAAYAMYRAWLQAGGPKPAIVAGHSLGEYTALVAAGALAFRDAVPLVRFRAQAMQTAVPVGEGGMAAILGLDDDTVRAVCAEASVAGVVEAVNFNAPAQVVIAGHKAAVEKACEVAKAKGAKRALPLPVSAPFHSSLLKPASDQLREYLASVDVQVPAIPVINNVDVALVNEPAGIKDALVRQAAGAVRWVESVQAMSAQGVTHVIECGPGKVLAGLTKRIDGNLVGASIFDPASLEETLKLVKAG
- a CDS encoding beta-ketoacyl-ACP synthase III; this encodes MAQSTIYSRVLGTGSYLPPNRVTNQDLAERLAKQGVETSDEWIVARTGIHARHFADPDVTTSDLALIASQRAIEAADIDPQSIDLIIVATSTPDFVFPSTACLLQNKLGIKNHGAAFDVQAVCSGFAYAVATADSFIRSGQHRTALVIGAETFSRILDFNDRTTCVLFGDGAGAVILQASEQPGVLASALHADGSHSNILCTPGNVNGGVVAGSAFLHMDGQAVFKLAVNVLEKVAVEALEKANLSAEQIDWLIPHQANIRIMQSTCRKLGLPQERMVVTVGEHGNTSAASIPLAFDVAVRDGRIKRGQNVLIEGVGGGFTWGASVIRY
- the plsX gene encoding phosphate acyltransferase PlsX, producing the protein MTVKLTIDCMGGDHGPSVTVPAAVNFVRSHPDAELLLVGIESAIRPQLKKLKAQDLPALTVVPASEIVAMDDPVEVALRKKKDSSMRVALNRVKEGEAQACISAGNTGALMAVSRYVLKTLSGIERPAIASALPNPNGYTMMLDLGANVDCEPQHLLQFAEMGHALVSALEGKDRPTIGLLNIGEEVIKGNDTIKRAGELLRASTLNFHGNVEGNDIFKGTVDVIVCDGFVGNVALKTSEGLAQMLSNIIKEEFGRSWLTKVMAVLALPVLMRFKKRVDHRQYNGAALLGLRGLVIKSHGSADAYGFEWAIKRGYDAVKNGVLERLARAMEENAGSLEQAARDASGAGHASPIAGQPAEPYAAQSSKA
- the rpmF gene encoding 50S ribosomal protein L32 — its product is MAVQQNKKSPSKRGMHRSHDFLTAAPLAVEPSTGEVHLRHHVSPNGYYRGKKVVKTKND
- a CDS encoding DUF177 domain-containing protein, with protein sequence MTQHPGNPAGLSDPHDIDLFEFARSGRQAAGVVRVSQLPRMLNEVLAEAPDRDAAFTWQAEGSTQPELQDDGTEGPQPYLRMAIHGAAWLECQRCMTPYSQAFNVDATYRIVNTEAEAEEFPLDEDEVEVIVGSSHFDLIDLIEEELLLSLPLVPKHEVCPEVHESLVSGVAGAEGEGDEGALGEGGEGGEPERPNPFAALQSLKRGEPDDKKH